Proteins from a single region of Chlorocebus sabaeus isolate Y175 chromosome 7, mChlSab1.0.hap1, whole genome shotgun sequence:
- the LOC103236705 gene encoding protein SET-like produces the protein MRVNPSSKSTEIKWKSGKDVSKHLSQMQNKASRKRQHEAPESFLTWFTDHSDADADDLGEDIKGDIWPNPLQYCLVPDMDDEEREEDDNEEEEEGLEDIDEEGDEDEGEEDDDEGEGQEDERDD, from the coding sequence ATGAGAGTTAATCCATCTTCAAAGTCCACTGAAATCAAATGGAAGTCTGGAAAGGATGTGAGTAAACATTTAAGTCAAATGCAGAATAAAGCCAGCAGGAAGAGGCAGCATGAGGCACCAGAGAGCTTCTTGACCTGGTTTACTGACCATTCTGATGCAGACGCCGATGACTTAGGAGAGGACATCAAAGGTGATATTTGGCCAAACCCATTACAGTACTGCTTGGTTCCCGATATGGAtgatgaagaaagagaagaagatgataatgaggaggaggaggaaggattaGAAGACATTGATGAAGAAGGGGATGAAGATGAAGgtgaagaagatgatgatgaagggGAGGGACAGGAGGATGAAAGAGATGACTAA